A single genomic interval of Methylobacterium bullatum harbors:
- the ssuC_9 gene encoding Putative aliphatic sulfonates transport permease protein SsuC, translating into MSSSAAASLAPMGARAGDPTRLAAPRLLPGRRIALRAASLLASLALWHLAATGKVDLGFVSFRNVPSPAEAARAALALVRSPTLWPHLAASLTRVLLGFLAALAAGIGLGLAIGRSRLANDLLLAPLEVLRPIPAVAWIPLAILMFPSSELSMAFITFTGALFPILLNTIHGVENVNPRLVASARSLGAGKAAILREVILPGATPSIVTGAAIGMGTAWFCLVTAEMISGQYGIGYFTWESYTLQNYDDIVVGMLLIGLLGMGSSLLVRQAGALMTPWISAGAQR; encoded by the coding sequence ATGAGTTCCTCCGCGGCGGCATCCCTCGCGCCGATGGGCGCGCGGGCGGGCGATCCGACCCGGCTCGCGGCCCCGCGCCTGCTTCCCGGGCGGCGCATCGCCCTGCGGGCCGCGTCCCTCCTGGCGAGCCTCGCCCTCTGGCATCTCGCCGCGACCGGCAAGGTCGATCTCGGCTTCGTCAGCTTCCGCAACGTGCCGAGCCCGGCCGAGGCCGCGCGCGCGGCCCTGGCCCTCGTTCGATCCCCGACGCTCTGGCCGCATCTGGCCGCCAGCCTGACACGGGTCCTCCTCGGCTTCCTGGCGGCGCTGGCCGCCGGGATCGGCCTCGGTCTGGCCATCGGCCGCTCCCGACTGGCCAACGACCTCCTCCTGGCGCCCCTCGAAGTGCTGCGCCCGATACCCGCCGTCGCCTGGATTCCCCTGGCGATCCTGATGTTTCCCTCATCCGAGCTGTCGATGGCGTTCATCACCTTCACGGGCGCACTGTTCCCCATCCTCCTCAACACCATTCACGGCGTCGAGAACGTCAACCCGCGCCTCGTCGCATCCGCCCGCAGCCTCGGCGCCGGCAAGGCCGCCATCCTGCGCGAGGTGATCCTGCCAGGTGCCACGCCGAGCATCGTCACGGGGGCCGCCATCGGCATGGGAACGGCATGGTTCTGCCTCGTGACGGCGGAGATGATCTCGGGACAGTACGGGATCGGTTACTTCACATGGGAATCCTATACGCTGCAGAACTACGACGACATCGTCGTCGGCATGCTGCTGATCGGTCTGCTCGGTATGGGGTCCAGCCTGCTGGTGCGACAGGCCGGCGCGCTGATGACGCCGTGGATCAGCGCCGGAGCGCAACGATGA
- the nitA_2 gene encoding Aliphatic nitrilase: protein MLPRFKAAAIHAAPVFLDAAATTDKAVSLIHEAARAGAGLVAFPETFIPAFPVWAALSAPIDNHDLFALMVEQSVLVDGPEIGRIRQAAQKAGIVVSLGLSERSPVSVGCLWNANLIIGADGAILNHHRKLMPTYYEKLIWAPGDGAGLKVVETGIGRIGQLICGENTNPLARYALMAQGEQFHISSWPPVWPTRRPKGGGNYDNLAANRLRASAHCFEAKVFGLVTAGMLDGKAYDFLTARDPGAADVLDGTPRAASFFVDPTGAQIGEALQEEGILYAEIDLDACIEPKQFHDVVGYYNRFDVFDLGVNRQRLVPARFRDGPELAAASEPPAPPANGA, encoded by the coding sequence ATGCTTCCACGCTTCAAGGCCGCGGCGATCCACGCCGCCCCCGTCTTCCTCGACGCCGCCGCCACCACCGACAAGGCGGTCTCGTTGATCCACGAGGCGGCGCGGGCGGGGGCGGGCCTCGTCGCCTTCCCGGAGACCTTCATCCCGGCCTTTCCGGTCTGGGCGGCGCTCTCGGCTCCCATCGACAACCACGACCTCTTCGCCCTCATGGTCGAGCAATCCGTCCTGGTCGACGGGCCGGAGATCGGGCGCATCCGTCAGGCGGCGCAGAAGGCGGGCATCGTCGTGTCCTTGGGGCTCAGCGAGCGATCGCCCGTGAGCGTCGGCTGCCTGTGGAACGCCAACCTCATCATCGGCGCGGATGGCGCGATCCTGAACCATCATCGCAAACTGATGCCGACCTATTACGAGAAGCTCATCTGGGCCCCGGGCGACGGCGCCGGGCTGAAGGTCGTGGAGACCGGGATCGGGCGTATCGGCCAGCTCATCTGCGGCGAGAACACCAACCCGCTGGCACGCTATGCCCTGATGGCGCAGGGCGAGCAGTTCCACATCTCGTCCTGGCCCCCGGTCTGGCCGACGCGGCGGCCGAAGGGGGGCGGCAATTACGACAACCTGGCGGCCAACCGCCTGCGGGCCAGCGCCCATTGCTTCGAGGCCAAGGTCTTCGGCCTCGTGACGGCGGGCATGCTGGACGGCAAGGCCTACGACTTCCTCACCGCCCGCGATCCCGGCGCCGCCGACGTGCTCGACGGGACGCCGCGCGCCGCCTCGTTCTTCGTCGATCCCACGGGGGCGCAGATCGGCGAGGCGCTGCAGGAGGAGGGGATCCTCTATGCGGAGATCGACCTCGATGCCTGCATCGAGCCCAAGCAGTTCCACGACGTGGTCGGCTATTACAACCGCTTCGATGTGTTCGACCTCGGGGTGAACCGCCAGCGGCTCGTTCCCGCCCGGTTCCGCGACGGCCCGGAGCTTGCTGCCGCGTCCGAGCCCCCGGCCCCACCAGCGAACGGCGCGTGA
- the tauB_2 gene encoding Taurine import ATP-binding protein TauB, whose translation MTRSIALETPVPSSRIAPAASSGGHVAMEGGVIRLGRGAAAFDVVENIDLDIAPEQFVCLLGPSGCGKSTLLGAVAGHLTLHRGRVSLDGAAITGPHPDRGIVFQHHTLFPWRSVIDNVAFGLKMKGVPKRARLDQARDFIAEVGLAGFEDRYPAELSGGMQQRVEIARALITRPRVLLMDEPFGALDAQTRMTMQELLLKVWSQHRTTIVFVTHDIDEAIFLADRILVMTPRPGRILDDLTIDFARPRRRDLIADPHFTKLRHHCLTLLHSDRNTLPLPRLTPIGVPTGMA comes from the coding sequence ATGACCCGGTCGATCGCGCTGGAGACACCGGTGCCGTCCTCGCGCATCGCGCCGGCGGCCTCGTCGGGCGGCCATGTCGCCATGGAGGGCGGCGTCATCCGCCTCGGCCGGGGGGCCGCCGCCTTCGATGTGGTCGAGAACATCGACCTCGACATCGCGCCCGAGCAGTTCGTCTGTCTCCTCGGTCCTTCCGGCTGCGGGAAGTCGACCCTGCTCGGTGCCGTCGCCGGGCATCTCACCCTGCATCGCGGCCGCGTCAGCCTCGACGGGGCGGCCATCACCGGCCCTCATCCCGATCGCGGCATCGTCTTCCAGCACCACACGCTGTTCCCCTGGCGCAGCGTCATCGACAACGTCGCCTTCGGCCTCAAGATGAAGGGCGTCCCGAAACGCGCACGCCTGGACCAGGCCCGGGATTTCATCGCCGAGGTCGGGCTCGCCGGCTTCGAGGACCGTTATCCGGCGGAACTCTCAGGCGGCATGCAGCAGCGCGTCGAGATCGCCCGCGCGCTCATCACCCGCCCCCGCGTCCTCCTCATGGACGAGCCCTTCGGCGCGCTGGACGCCCAGACCCGCATGACGATGCAGGAGCTGCTCCTCAAGGTCTGGAGCCAGCATCGCACGACGATCGTCTTCGTCACCCACGACATCGACGAGGCGATCTTCCTCGCCGACCGCATCCTGGTGATGACACCGCGGCCGGGGCGCATCCTCGACGATCTCACCATCGACTTCGCGCGGCCACGCCGGCGCGATCTGATCGCCGATCCGCATTTCACGAAACTCAGGCATCACTGCCTGACGCTGCTGCATTCCGACCGGAACACCCTGCCCCTGCCGCGCCTCACGCCGATCGGCGTTCCCACCGGAATGGCCTGA
- the ssuA_7 gene encoding Putative aliphatic sulfonates-binding protein: MTTSFRSPSSGPSRRRFLETSLLGAGALAGGLAGHSAAAATGRATDTLRLTWGYTGLTFIAKERGELVKSLARDGIKVEWVGPFPNHAPTLQAVTGGTADFSFGGSTTPALAAISAGSPLVFTQFLIYSPRTTAIIAKDGSGIDKVEDLVGKSVAVNRSGLGEFLVVAALEKHGIDRSKVKFVYLNPPDAAPALASGKVDAWSMWSPGVDIARFDYKAHDIFLEERDLPFQIDFTSYLTRRDFVAKNPDLVRAFHAALKNDADWASANTEEAERLTQAKAGYSDRVRDHFIGLRKQYKLYATDDQAFLSEFQKAAEWLVTRKVLPEPVTVTDHLVRV, encoded by the coding sequence ATGACGACCTCCTTCCGCTCCCCGTCCTCCGGCCCCTCCCGCCGCCGTTTCCTCGAGACGTCCCTGCTCGGTGCAGGCGCCCTCGCCGGTGGTCTCGCGGGCCATTCGGCCGCTGCCGCCACCGGCCGCGCGACCGACACGCTGCGCCTGACCTGGGGCTATACCGGCCTCACCTTCATCGCCAAGGAGCGCGGCGAGCTGGTGAAGTCGCTCGCCAGGGACGGGATCAAGGTGGAATGGGTCGGCCCGTTCCCCAACCATGCGCCGACCCTCCAGGCGGTCACCGGCGGCACCGCCGATTTCAGCTTCGGCGGCAGCACGACGCCGGCGCTCGCTGCCATCTCCGCCGGCTCGCCGCTGGTCTTCACCCAGTTTCTCATCTACAGCCCGCGCACCACCGCCATCATCGCCAAGGACGGGTCCGGCATCGACAAGGTCGAGGATCTCGTCGGCAAGTCGGTGGCCGTGAACCGGTCTGGTCTCGGCGAGTTCCTGGTGGTGGCGGCACTGGAGAAGCACGGCATCGACCGTTCCAAGGTCAAGTTCGTCTATCTCAATCCGCCCGATGCCGCCCCGGCGCTCGCCTCCGGCAAGGTCGATGCGTGGTCGATGTGGAGCCCCGGCGTGGACATCGCCCGCTTCGACTACAAGGCTCACGACATCTTCCTCGAAGAGCGCGACCTGCCCTTCCAGATCGATTTCACCTCCTACCTGACGCGCCGGGATTTCGTCGCGAAGAACCCCGATCTCGTCCGCGCCTTCCATGCGGCTCTGAAGAACGACGCCGATTGGGCGTCCGCGAACACGGAAGAGGCCGAGCGGCTCACGCAGGCCAAGGCAGGCTACAGTGACCGGGTGCGCGACCACTTCATCGGCCTGCGCAAGCAGTACAAGCTCTACGCGACGGACGACCAGGCCTTCCTGTCGGAGTTCCAGAAGGCGGCCGAGTGGCTGGTCACGCGCAAGGTCCTGCCCGAGCCGGTGACCGTCACCGATCACCTCGTCCGGGTCTGA
- the glmM_1 gene encoding Phosphoglucosamine mutase, whose protein sequence is MSSLKFGTSGLRGLVTDLVGWPSYAYASAFFRSIAATAGGSRDVVIGRDLRDSSEGIAATVAAAAAGAGFTVFDCGALPTPALALEGFRRGACAVMVTGSHIPSDRNGLKFYRPDGEITKTDEVAILAALGDISRVGDMPPTDAATPEPGAIDRYRQRYTDAFPSTVLAGQRIAVYQQSSVARDLLADVLAALGADIVAIGRSDSFVPIDTEAHRPEDIAFIRDAMASGGFDALVTTDGDADRPLLADAAGRIVRGDVLGLITARYLGVDTVVVPVTAGSAIEHAGGFRRVLRTKVGSPFVIAGMGQAQGDGAASVVGFEANGGFLLGSDIAVGDRILAALPTRDAILPIVATLAAARDAAMTLAELVVSLNVGETASDRLPETPAERSGALLRQLGREAFRADFFRPLGTPQSLDEQDGVRVELDGGRTIHFRASGNAPELRCYAEAGSAAEAEEIVRWGLAAAATAMKDGAGRV, encoded by the coding sequence ATGAGCAGTCTGAAATTCGGGACCAGTGGCCTGCGCGGATTGGTGACAGACCTCGTGGGATGGCCGAGCTACGCCTATGCCAGCGCGTTCTTCCGTTCGATCGCCGCGACGGCCGGCGGCAGTCGCGACGTCGTGATCGGGCGGGATTTGCGCGACAGCAGCGAGGGGATCGCGGCGACGGTGGCCGCCGCCGCGGCGGGGGCCGGCTTTACCGTGTTCGATTGCGGGGCCTTGCCGACACCGGCCCTCGCGCTCGAAGGCTTCCGGCGCGGGGCCTGCGCCGTCATGGTCACCGGCAGCCACATTCCCTCGGATCGCAACGGCCTGAAATTCTATCGGCCCGACGGCGAGATCACCAAGACCGACGAGGTCGCGATCCTCGCCGCCCTGGGCGACATCTCTCGGGTCGGCGACATGCCGCCGACTGACGCCGCCACGCCGGAACCGGGGGCGATCGACCGCTACCGTCAGCGCTACACCGATGCCTTCCCCTCCACCGTCCTGGCCGGCCAGAGGATCGCGGTCTATCAGCAGAGTTCCGTGGCGCGCGATCTCCTCGCCGACGTGCTGGCCGCCCTCGGGGCCGACATCGTCGCCATCGGCCGCTCCGATAGTTTCGTGCCGATCGACACCGAAGCCCACCGCCCGGAGGATATCGCGTTCATCCGCGACGCGATGGCATCGGGCGGCTTCGACGCGCTGGTGACGACCGATGGCGACGCGGACCGGCCGCTGCTCGCGGACGCCGCCGGTCGGATCGTCCGGGGCGATGTCCTCGGGCTGATCACCGCTCGCTATCTCGGCGTCGACACGGTGGTCGTCCCCGTCACGGCGGGCTCGGCCATCGAGCATGCGGGCGGCTTCCGACGCGTGCTGCGCACCAAGGTCGGCTCGCCGTTCGTCATCGCCGGGATGGGCCAGGCGCAGGGCGACGGAGCCGCGAGCGTCGTCGGTTTCGAGGCCAATGGCGGTTTCCTCCTCGGTTCGGACATTGCCGTCGGCGACAGGATCCTCGCGGCCCTGCCCACGCGCGACGCGATCCTTCCGATCGTGGCGACCCTGGCGGCGGCACGGGACGCCGCCATGACGCTCGCGGAACTCGTCGTCTCCCTGAATGTCGGCGAGACCGCCAGCGACCGCCTGCCCGAAACGCCGGCGGAGCGGAGCGGCGCCTTGCTGCGCCAACTCGGCCGGGAGGCGTTCCGCGCGGATTTCTTCCGCCCGCTCGGCACGCCGCAATCCTTGGACGAACAGGACGGTGTCAGGGTCGAACTCGACGGGGGACGCACGATCCACTTCCGTGCGTCCGGCAATGCGCCCGAGCTGCGTTGCTACGCGGAGGCGGGGTCGGCCGCGGAAGCCGAGGAGATCGTCCGCTGGGGCCTGGCCGCGGCGGCAACCGCGATGAAGGATGGAGCTGGGCGGGTCTAA
- a CDS encoding hypothetical protein (Leu/Ile/Val-binding protein homolog 3) has translation MTIDRRKLILGGAAGLMLPDLRGALAQSPAQIGTFPGGVGADSVFVGLNMPLTGVFSGDGSDLKLGYELAIAQINAGGEIPAAWGLKGKGVLGRQIRHKIADTEGKPNVAVQAATQFIQRDKAILFQGSVSSAEAIALEELASRDKVLYMVGIAGSNDVTGKNCQRYGFRSQQNAYMAAKALAPVVAKALGKKLKAAFLVPDYTYGQTVYDSFSKFSKEQGWTQVLKETVPLGTADYSSALLNIANSGADVFVNICFGSDAVASTKQAEQFGVLSSMKLVVPNLSSFQDKEVGPELMQGVYGSCDFWWTLQDRFPLAKTFVDAFLARNAYHPRWGAHIAYMQTYLWALSVERAGGFNPVDIIKVMEGSKAQPYETTIGRVYFRAEDHQMVRPIPILRGKAPSAMKGPEDFYEVVDLVDGETVMNPPDLFGCKLGPYS, from the coding sequence ATGACCATCGACCGTCGCAAGCTCATCCTCGGAGGTGCCGCCGGACTGATGCTGCCGGATCTTCGTGGAGCCCTCGCCCAGAGTCCGGCCCAGATCGGAACGTTCCCCGGGGGCGTCGGCGCGGACTCGGTCTTCGTCGGCCTCAACATGCCGCTCACCGGGGTCTTTTCCGGCGACGGCAGCGACCTGAAGCTCGGCTATGAACTCGCCATCGCGCAGATCAACGCGGGCGGCGAGATCCCCGCCGCCTGGGGGCTCAAGGGCAAGGGCGTCCTCGGCCGCCAGATCCGCCACAAGATCGCTGATACGGAGGGCAAGCCCAACGTGGCGGTCCAGGCCGCGACGCAGTTCATCCAGCGCGACAAGGCCATCCTGTTCCAGGGCTCCGTCAGCAGCGCCGAGGCCATCGCCCTCGAGGAGCTCGCGAGCCGCGACAAGGTCCTCTACATGGTCGGCATCGCCGGCTCGAACGACGTCACCGGCAAGAACTGCCAGCGCTACGGCTTCCGCTCGCAGCAGAACGCCTACATGGCCGCCAAGGCCCTCGCCCCCGTCGTCGCCAAGGCGCTCGGCAAGAAGCTCAAGGCCGCCTTCCTCGTTCCCGACTACACCTACGGCCAGACAGTCTACGATTCCTTCTCCAAGTTCTCGAAGGAGCAGGGCTGGACGCAGGTCCTCAAGGAGACGGTCCCCCTGGGGACGGCCGATTACAGCTCGGCCCTCCTCAACATCGCCAACAGCGGCGCCGACGTCTTCGTCAACATCTGCTTCGGCTCGGATGCCGTGGCCTCCACGAAGCAGGCCGAGCAGTTCGGTGTCCTGTCCAGCATGAAGCTCGTGGTGCCGAACCTGTCCTCGTTCCAGGACAAGGAAGTCGGCCCGGAACTGATGCAGGGCGTCTACGGCTCCTGCGACTTCTGGTGGACGCTGCAGGACCGCTTCCCCCTCGCCAAGACCTTCGTGGACGCCTTCCTCGCGCGGAACGCCTATCACCCGCGCTGGGGCGCCCACATCGCCTACATGCAGACCTATCTCTGGGCGCTCTCGGTGGAGAGGGCTGGCGGTTTCAACCCCGTCGACATCATCAAGGTGATGGAGGGCTCGAAGGCGCAGCCCTACGAGACCACGATCGGCCGCGTCTATTTCCGCGCCGAGGACCACCAGATGGTCCGCCCGATCCCGATCCTGCGCGGCAAGGCGCCCTCGGCCATGAAGGGGCCGGAGGATTTCTACGAGGTCGTCGACCTCGTGGACGGCGAGACCGTAATGAACCCGCCCGATCTCTTCGGGTGCAAGCTCGGCCCCTACAGCTGA
- the tauA gene encoding Taurine-binding periplasmic protein — protein MACGAARAETIRIAVGTQDTTINCATGGLLIRELKLLEKFLPRDGKYKDATYAIEWRNFTSGAPLTNEMVAGKLDLGAMADFPGSLNGYAFAKAGRRSLFVSVLSGSVKGSGNGIVVPKESSVQSLADLKGKTISVPFASTAHGLLLRAVQAQGWDPARDVTIITQAPEVAGSALLANKIDAHADFVPFAELFPWRGFARKIYDGSQAGAPTFHGALADADYAEKYPEIVTAYLRAGIEADRLVAAEPERYAELIEAVTGIEAEVAYLFHGPLGLQTRDVTWKPEYRQAVKTSFETLKLLKKADSDIDLDRFVDERFIRAASAQAGLDYEVRLKDYAQAPLVADDAGTGQPITDPTRVAQIWVRGEPKVRHYASPEAAFASLAALTREGREARAFYAQDRQSGIKLLATQAWFVRDRDKRLDAFLLKGDAEAHAAHQGGEVIDFATARSGGARLSAR, from the coding sequence ATGGCCTGCGGAGCGGCGCGGGCGGAGACGATCCGCATCGCGGTCGGCACCCAGGACACCACGATCAATTGCGCCACCGGCGGCCTGCTGATCCGGGAGCTGAAGCTTCTGGAGAAGTTCCTGCCCCGTGACGGCAAGTACAAGGATGCGACCTACGCGATCGAATGGCGCAACTTCACCAGTGGCGCGCCGCTGACCAACGAGATGGTGGCGGGCAAGCTCGATCTCGGCGCCATGGCCGACTTTCCCGGTTCCCTCAACGGCTATGCCTTCGCCAAGGCCGGGCGCCGGAGCCTGTTCGTCAGCGTGCTGTCGGGCAGCGTGAAGGGCAGCGGCAACGGCATCGTGGTGCCCAAGGAATCCTCCGTTCAGTCGCTCGCCGACCTGAAGGGCAAGACCATCTCCGTGCCCTTCGCATCCACGGCGCACGGACTCCTGCTCCGCGCCGTGCAAGCGCAAGGGTGGGATCCGGCGCGGGACGTGACGATCATCACCCAGGCGCCCGAAGTCGCCGGCTCGGCCCTGCTCGCCAACAAGATCGACGCCCATGCCGACTTCGTGCCCTTCGCCGAGCTGTTCCCCTGGCGCGGCTTCGCCCGCAAGATCTACGACGGCTCGCAGGCCGGGGCCCCGACCTTCCACGGCGCCCTCGCCGATGCGGATTACGCGGAGAAGTACCCGGAGATCGTCACGGCCTATCTCCGGGCCGGCATCGAGGCGGACCGTCTCGTCGCCGCCGAGCCGGAGAGATATGCGGAGCTGATCGAGGCGGTCACGGGGATCGAGGCCGAAGTCGCCTACCTGTTCCACGGCCCCCTCGGCCTCCAGACCCGGGACGTGACCTGGAAGCCGGAATACCGACAGGCGGTGAAGACCTCCTTCGAGACCCTGAAGCTCCTGAAGAAAGCCGATTCCGACATCGACCTCGACCGGTTCGTCGATGAGCGCTTCATCCGCGCCGCCTCGGCCCAGGCCGGCCTGGACTATGAAGTCCGCCTCAAGGACTACGCGCAGGCGCCCCTGGTGGCCGACGATGCCGGGACCGGGCAGCCGATCACCGATCCGACCCGCGTCGCCCAGATCTGGGTCCGGGGCGAGCCCAAGGTCCGGCATTACGCCTCGCCGGAGGCGGCCTTCGCCAGTCTGGCGGCCCTGACCCGCGAGGGGCGCGAGGCCCGCGCCTTCTACGCCCAGGACCGGCAATCGGGGATCAAGCTCCTGGCGACCCAGGCGTGGTTCGTACGCGACAGGGACAAGCGCCTCGACGCCTTCCTGCTCAAGGGCGACGCCGAGGCCCATGCCGCGCACCAGGGCGGTGAGGTCATCGACTTCGCGACGGCGCGCAGCGGCGGCGCCCGGTTGAGCGCCCGATGA
- the livH_6 gene encoding High-affinity branched-chain amino acid transport system permease protein LivH, with amino-acid sequence MPSTAVLLSQAFNGLALGSLLALVSSGLTIILGTLGVLNFAHGALFAVGAYTAFVMMQATHSFVLALLGGCAIMLIIGFTMERLVIRHFYARPDEDQILVTYGIGIVLVEGLRAGFGGNSQRVPVPSWGIGATKLGFMVYPTYRLQLIGIVAALLVGLYLVLYRTSVGLVVRAGIENAGMVGILGIDVRRTFLLVFAVGIVAVGLAGMLYAPVVAVTPDMGASFMVQSFVVIVLGGLGSFPGAIVGGLIAGEIISLTSAFDSAYSEVMLYGLMALVLVARPQGLFGTEGRV; translated from the coding sequence ATGCCGAGCACCGCCGTCCTCCTCTCCCAGGCCTTCAACGGCCTCGCTCTCGGCAGCCTCCTGGCTCTCGTCTCCAGCGGGCTCACCATCATCCTCGGGACGCTCGGCGTCCTGAACTTCGCCCATGGCGCGCTGTTCGCCGTGGGCGCCTACACGGCCTTCGTGATGATGCAGGCCACGCACTCCTTCGTGCTCGCCCTGCTCGGCGGCTGCGCCATCATGCTCATCATCGGTTTCACGATGGAGCGGCTCGTCATCCGCCACTTCTACGCCCGGCCGGACGAGGACCAGATCCTCGTCACCTACGGGATCGGCATCGTCCTGGTGGAGGGATTGCGGGCCGGGTTCGGCGGCAACAGCCAGCGGGTTCCGGTGCCCTCCTGGGGCATCGGCGCGACGAAGCTGGGGTTCATGGTCTACCCGACCTATCGCCTGCAGCTCATCGGCATCGTCGCGGCGCTCCTCGTGGGCCTCTACCTCGTGCTATACCGGACCTCGGTCGGCCTCGTGGTGCGGGCCGGCATCGAGAATGCCGGCATGGTCGGCATCCTCGGCATTGACGTGCGGCGGACCTTCCTGCTCGTCTTCGCGGTGGGCATCGTCGCCGTCGGCCTCGCCGGCATGCTCTACGCCCCCGTGGTGGCGGTGACGCCCGACATGGGCGCGAGCTTCATGGTGCAGTCCTTCGTGGTCATCGTGCTCGGTGGCCTCGGATCCTTTCCCGGCGCCATCGTCGGCGGACTCATCGCGGGCGAGATCATCAGCCTCACCAGCGCCTTCGATTCCGCCTACTCGGAAGTCATGCTCTACGGCCTGATGGCCCTCGTCCTCGTGGCGCGGCCGCAGGGCCTGTTCGGCACGGAGGGACGCGTCTGA
- the gltR_3 gene encoding HTH-type transcriptional regulator GltR: MAALDLLDWDDLKVFLNAARGGSLAGAAKRLKVDQSTVSRRLAHLESALGIALFERVPSGLRLSEPGQRLLGHAERVESAVIAMGEEVSPSAAQASGRVRLATMEGIASLYLAERFVRLRETHPDLAVELVTSSQTVYVNRREADLFLSFFKPPGQGLVSEQVGRFRLGLYGAPAYLARAGTPRSVDELGHHAFVSYISDLIQVDCVRWLDDVVLDRHIVFHSNSMIAQKNAAAGGLGLVLLPSFAVNGRDDLVPVLHESASTSRDLWLNVHTDLRFSPRIQAVTGFLKRLFRADPSLQVGIPSPSLPCLRTLAPEGLQHVG, from the coding sequence ATGGCTGCGCTCGATCTGCTCGACTGGGACGACCTGAAGGTTTTCCTCAACGCCGCCAGGGGCGGCAGCCTCGCCGGGGCGGCCAAGCGCCTGAAGGTCGATCAATCGACGGTGAGCCGCCGCCTCGCCCATCTGGAGAGTGCGCTGGGCATCGCGCTCTTCGAGCGCGTGCCGTCAGGGCTTCGCCTGAGTGAGCCGGGCCAGCGCCTCCTCGGGCATGCCGAGCGGGTCGAGAGCGCGGTCATCGCCATGGGCGAGGAGGTTTCTCCCTCGGCAGCACAGGCCAGCGGGCGGGTGCGGCTCGCGACGATGGAGGGCATCGCCTCGCTCTACCTCGCCGAGCGCTTCGTGCGCCTGCGTGAGACCCATCCGGATCTCGCGGTGGAACTCGTCACCTCATCCCAGACCGTCTACGTCAACCGGCGCGAAGCCGACCTCTTCCTGAGCTTCTTCAAACCGCCGGGCCAGGGGCTGGTCTCCGAACAGGTGGGACGCTTCCGGCTCGGCCTCTACGGCGCCCCCGCCTACCTTGCCCGGGCCGGCACGCCGCGGAGCGTCGACGAGCTGGGCCATCACGCCTTCGTCTCCTACATCAGCGATCTCATCCAGGTGGATTGCGTCCGCTGGCTCGACGACGTCGTGCTCGACCGTCACATCGTGTTCCATTCCAACAGCATGATCGCACAGAAGAACGCCGCCGCCGGCGGTCTCGGCCTCGTGCTTCTGCCGAGTTTCGCCGTGAACGGGCGCGACGACCTCGTCCCCGTGCTCCATGAAAGCGCCTCGACCAGCCGCGATCTCTGGCTCAACGTGCATACGGACCTGCGCTTCTCCCCCCGCATCCAGGCGGTGACGGGGTTCCTGAAGCGGCTTTTCCGCGCCGATCCCTCGCTGCAGGTCGGGATCCCGTCTCCGTCCCTTCCCTGCCTCCGCACCCTCGCCCCGGAGGGGTTGCAACACGTGGGATGA
- the crp_2 gene encoding CRP-like cAMP-activated global transcriptional regulator has translation MSSAALVQSETRRPAPLIASALFLSETVDGLDDGANFLDGLSASEIARVRAAGRSLTLAPGDSVFTQGAPHAGIFLIEEGRVRVFYSGPSGRQVTLAYWTPGHFIGGPSIYGGGSHQWSGIAIEPVRVTVLSSATLRSLIRQMPDFALCLIAALEAKGRCYTAMAQMLGTRSVIERLAQLLLNLGDLYGTNEGGTVVIHRRITHDEIAALVGSTRQWVTMMLKRFQQDGIVAVDKAHIRLLRPGRLQEIVLTEG, from the coding sequence ATGTCTTCGGCGGCTCTCGTACAGTCCGAAACCCGCAGGCCGGCTCCGCTGATCGCCAGTGCGCTCTTCCTCAGCGAGACAGTCGACGGGCTCGATGACGGCGCGAACTTCCTGGACGGCCTGTCCGCGAGCGAGATCGCCCGCGTGCGGGCGGCGGGGCGCTCGCTGACCCTCGCCCCCGGCGACAGCGTGTTCACGCAAGGAGCCCCCCATGCCGGGATCTTCCTCATCGAGGAGGGGCGGGTCCGGGTCTTCTATTCCGGCCCGTCCGGGCGGCAGGTGACCCTCGCCTATTGGACGCCGGGGCATTTCATCGGCGGACCGAGCATCTATGGCGGCGGCTCCCACCAATGGTCGGGCATCGCCATCGAACCGGTGCGCGTCACCGTGCTGTCGAGCGCGACCCTGCGCAGCCTGATCCGCCAGATGCCCGACTTCGCCCTCTGCCTGATCGCGGCGCTGGAGGCCAAGGGCCGCTGCTACACGGCGATGGCGCAGATGCTGGGCACCCGCTCGGTGATCGAGCGGTTGGCGCAACTCCTGCTCAATCTCGGCGATCTCTACGGGACGAACGAGGGCGGCACGGTGGTGATCCACCGCCGCATCACCCATGACGAGATCGCCGCCCTCGTCGGCTCCACCCGGCAATGGGTGACGATGATGCTCAAGCGCTTTCAGCAGGACGGGATCGTGGCGGTCGACAAGGCGCATATCCGCCTGCTGCGACCGGGCCGGCTACAGGAGATCGTGCTGACCGAGGGCTGA